The nucleotide window CAATGAATTAATCGAACTCGTTGAagaattaattgaattaatattaaaagaaaATGACTCTAAGTATTATCCAGTTCCTGGACATTCCTATTAAAAAGTTTGTGTAACACAAAAACGGACAAGTAAATTATTTGGAATTTTACGTACCCCAATATGGCAAATGAAGTATATAATTCAAATATCTTGGCTTGCATCGTTTTATCCTTTAATTGAAGCAGCTTTATATCCGACAGTACAGGATCGAGGATGAGGCCAATATCGTCACCCGGGGTGACACCTAATCAGAAAAAGTAAGCTCACTGAAATTAATTGTGAATACACAGGCGAATATTGTACACGACAAATATCTATGAATTTACCCTCCCCTATCCATGGAATGGCCCCCATTTaatattcgatgaaattttcagaacATATATAACATACAAATCTACAAAACAGCAATGTAAAAAAACAGCTTTCAATATTTTTACCGCTAGTTACAATTTTTCCAAATTTCACTCGCACGTCTAGCAAACAAATTCCTTTAACttctaatataattatagtcATCATTTTTTAGGAAATTATTCTCGTTCAAGGAGAGCTCGAATAATTAATGGGAGCCATTGTTGAAccatttaaaaatgatataaaCCCTAAAAGTCTGCCAGCAGACAACGATCCCGAATTAATCATTCTGCTTCCATAATAGTTAACGAATATTTGTGAAATAAGTACCGAAGTTTTTATTCGAGTGGCTAATCAACTCGCTTCCGCTGTGAGTGGCTCTGTACGAGTAATAGTAGGTCCAGACTGGGCTCTTATTCACTTTGGCTTGCAACCTGGCAGCTTTCTCGAAGTTGACCGCGGACAACCTGTCGCCGATCAATTGAATCAAAGGCTCCACGGTTTGGCTAGAGATCTGTTTCGATCCTAGATAATGTTGCCGGATCTTTAACGCCACTTCTTTCTGCTGACTGGGCGGCAAGGTATCGTTGTAATCGAGCAGATACGGTGCGATATCTTGCCAGTTGTCATTCAACTGCTTCAACAAAACGTCATTCGCCACAAATTCTGCGAAAACAAGATTCATTCTCTACGTAAAATGCGAGATAAGATTGCGAATTTCGTCACGAAGCTTAATTTACCTGCTGCAGGATATAAGCCCTCCCCGGAAGTGACACTGGCGATCCACGGTACGTCCAACAGGTCGCCTCTAGTCATGATTTCGATGGGAGTAGCGTTGATGAAAGGATGTTGACACTTTTGTTTCTCAACGACTGGGCCGAAGGGTACGAACGGGTTATGTAACCAAAGCTTTAGTTTGAAAAATACATTCGAATTATTAATTCTGATCGAATATTTCAATTCTATCATCAAATCTCAATTGAATTATCTTGTTTCATTTCTATGTTtatatttttcttgaaattatctACAGATCTAAACGAGTCACACTATGAAATATATCGTAGAAAAGTAATTGTTTCTCTTTACACTAGAATCAATATTTTGCTCTATCAATTGCTGAAAAATATATccgttttttttaataatttcttgtCATGCTTTTTCACAAGGAAATTCGTagcaaaaatgtataaaatgatGTGGTGtacggaaaataaaataatgactACATTTTTATCAACTTTACCCATATTTCGGCAACAGTTTTCAATATAAGTTCCACTGATCGTTTGCGCAAGCACTTCACAAGACAGTGTGACGATTCCGTGGAACAATTTAGTAGAGCACCCAAGCGTAGAGCCTTTTCTCGCGCATGTTCAGTTTGCGACCAGGAATCTAGTGCAACACCACTTATCGATATTCCTCCTGCGCGATAAAGATACGAGAGTTTATTTCGGAATTATTATGAACCTCCTGGCGAATATTGCAACAACGTACTGTGGAATAGTCCGGCACTGAGGGGCGACATATAATGATAGTGGACACTCGCAGCTCCAGAATTCAAGCCAAAGATAGTGACACTTTTGGGATTACCGCCGAAGAATGCAATATTGTCCGACACCCACAGCAGTGCCATACTTTGATCCTTGAGTCCCATATTTCCGGGCACCACGTAATCGCCGGTGCTAAGGAATCCTTAACAAAATTTATCATTTTTAGAGATAaataagttaataataataaagatactTCGACTTCACGATACTGTGAAAATGTTAGATTGCACGAACGTCGGAAGATTAATAAAAAGAATCATTTTTATCCTAGATGCTTACCGAGTGGTCCCACACGGTAGTTGACAACGACCAAAGCTATGTTTGCCTTCATTAGAAGACTCTCGTCCACTTCGTTACCACTGGAATAGACCCCGCCTTGGAACCATACCATCACCGGCAGTATCGGCTTTGTAATTAATTGAGGCCGCACATAAACGTTTAGGTATAAGCAGTCCTCTTTACCGACAACCTGATACCCATTTTCTGTCCAGCGATTTTGCACGCAATCGGCAGCCTTCTGCGTGACGTTCAATTCCAGCCGCCATCTTTTCGCCGGTTTAGGGGGCTgtgaaatgtaataataataccgATAAAACACCATtatgatcaaataaaaccgGGAAAGTAGTGGATGAAAGTACTCCATATTAAAGCTCGCGGTTAAATTTGCAACATTTGTCAACTGGAAATACTTTTGTTCGCGAATGACATTAATTTACGAAATA belongs to Megalopta genalis isolate 19385.01 chromosome 1, iyMegGena1_principal, whole genome shotgun sequence and includes:
- the Est-6 gene encoding venom carboxylesterase-6, encoding MAIKDRRVMAVSFSANIATMKLSLILLLLGFVDWSVQTIDLLRVSTISGPVVGYRKSSYNAYEGIPYARPPVKKLRFRPPKPAKRWRLELNVTQKAADCVQNRWTENGYQVVGKEDCLYLNVYVRPQLITKPILPVMVWFQGGVYSSGNEVDESLLMKANIALVVVNYRVGPLGFLSTGDYVVPGNMGLKDQSMALLWVSDNIAFFGGNPKSVTIFGLNSGAASVHYHYMSPLSAGLFHRGISISGVALDSWSQTEHAREKALRLGALLNCSTESSHCLVKCLRKRSVELILKTVAEIWLWLHNPFVPFGPVVEKQKCQHPFINATPIEIMTRGDLLDVPWIASVTSGEGLYPAAEFVANDVLLKQLNDNWQDIAPYLLDYNDTLPPSQQKEVALKIRQHYLGSKQISSQTVEPLIQLIGDRLSAVNFEKAARLQAKVNKSPVWTYYYSYRATHSGSELISHSNKNFGVTPGDDIGLILDPVLSDIKLLQLKDKTMQAKIFELYTSFAILGVPKIGLSKWKQVDPRDVSFNYLNIKNPLLVSGMEASFDFAEKSFWETIDFDENKL